Proteins co-encoded in one Bacteroidales bacterium genomic window:
- the hydG gene encoding [FeFe] hydrogenase H-cluster radical SAM maturase HydG — translation MQFYPEKCRIPDERMKPFIDPDEIWDIINSIESTPERVREVIKRSLDKNRLTLEETAVLINTTDPSLIEEIKEGARELKKRIYGNRIVLFAPLYVGNRCTNNCQYCGFRVSNKEQVRTTLDDKALKDSILALEESGQKRLILVYGEHPDYSPERIAHDVKVTYSVKKGNGEIRRVNINAAPLDIEGFRTVKEAGIGTYQIFQETYHPEAYAKYHPSGKKKDYDWRLTAMDRAQEAGLDDNGLGVLFGLYDWRFEVMAVIRHTNHLEACYNVGPHTISFPRIKDASSINIDNKYEVDDETFAKIIAIFRLAVPYTGLILTARENPKFRREAIQFGVSQIDGGTNLQIGDYRYHHSKQKNTTDDQDLNREQFKINDDRSLAEIIEELLDLGYIPSFCTACYRLKRTGEHFMEFSVPGFIKRYCTTNAILTLAEYLEDYASPEVQDKGWKVIDDELRKLEIDETKVNVDEVKRRLERVKAGERDLYF, via the coding sequence ATGCAATTCTATCCGGAAAAATGCAGAATTCCTGATGAAAGGATGAAGCCGTTTATAGACCCTGACGAAATATGGGACATAATTAATTCTATTGAAAGTACCCCGGAAAGAGTACGTGAAGTTATTAAAAGATCACTTGATAAGAATAGATTGACCTTAGAAGAAACGGCAGTACTTATTAATACTACCGACCCTTCTTTAATTGAAGAGATTAAAGAAGGAGCACGTGAACTTAAAAAACGAATTTACGGAAATAGAATAGTACTTTTTGCCCCGCTCTATGTTGGAAATAGATGTACGAACAATTGTCAGTACTGCGGATTCCGTGTGTCTAACAAAGAACAGGTTAGAACAACTCTCGATGATAAGGCATTGAAAGATTCTATTTTAGCTCTTGAAGAAAGCGGACAAAAAAGATTGATTCTGGTTTATGGCGAACATCCTGATTATTCTCCGGAAAGAATCGCACATGATGTTAAGGTTACTTATTCGGTTAAGAAAGGTAATGGAGAAATTCGCCGGGTTAATATTAATGCCGCACCATTAGATATCGAAGGTTTTAGAACAGTAAAAGAAGCCGGAATCGGTACTTATCAAATCTTTCAGGAAACATATCATCCCGAAGCGTATGCAAAATATCATCCCAGCGGAAAGAAAAAAGATTACGACTGGCGTCTGACGGCAATGGATCGTGCGCAGGAAGCAGGATTAGATGATAACGGGCTCGGTGTTTTGTTCGGGCTTTACGACTGGCGCTTTGAAGTTATGGCAGTTATTCGTCATACAAATCATTTGGAAGCATGCTATAATGTTGGTCCGCATACAATTTCATTCCCGCGTATCAAAGATGCTTCATCAATAAATATTGATAATAAATATGAGGTTGATGATGAAACTTTTGCTAAGATAATTGCAATTTTCAGACTGGCTGTTCCCTATACAGGATTAATTCTTACCGCAAGGGAGAATCCGAAATTCAGAAGGGAAGCCATACAATTCGGCGTTTCACAAATCGACGGCGGAACAAATCTTCAAATCGGCGACTATAGATATCATCATAGCAAACAAAAAAATACTACCGACGATCAGGATTTGAATAGGGAGCAATTTAAGATTAATGATGATAGAAGCTTAGCCGAAATTATTGAAGAATTATTGGATTTAGGATATATTCCGTCTTTCTGTACTGCTTGTTACAGGTTAAAACGTACCGGCGAACATTTTATGGAATTTTCCGTACCGGGATTTATCAAAAGATATTGTACAACCAATGCTATTCTGACTTTAGCTGAATATTTGGAGGATTATGCTTCACCCGAAGTGCAGGATAAAGGTTGGAAAGTGATTGATGATGAACTTCGGAAACTTGAAATCGATGAAACAAAGGTTAATGTTGATGAAGTAAAGCGCCGGTTGGAAAGAGTAAAAGCAGGGGAGAGGGATTTATATTTTTAA
- a CDS encoding gliding motility-associated C-terminal domain-containing protein yields the protein MNKKLKNIICLSATIFMCLNLQAQIFDADTLHFCRQDSVMLDAGAGYDSYYWNTGETTQSIWARRTAWYFVEATSSSTSVLDSILIDLNRSRIEQGDTIACYAADLVLSVSNTEPNSLIGDYRFDVGDYKVSNNSYIDYSDYGNNLLCFASRMKSTEDRFGVEDMAVYFSPTTTDPASLSCMYIQYNDTFNISNSFTLHCWVKPDTIFGIRATDDIFYLINRWNPNNLSESSYSLGLSVDGHVHFQSSNGSTSQKFSTSGDTLVYPGRWTMVDIVCSMRKLKIYVNAELKVNEDITALPQSLVNVPTYLGASSGLQNGNYQGGMDDVKIYSSDLSIQEIKNLYNVNTTYAYNYLWNTGETTREITVNPTEESDYHVTVSNNLGYCSDTVHVEVYPEFTVTITQMRKGCPDTSEGILLVNASGGIQFGYESLLPYTYIWPDGYLSNDSILYRLPADDYEISVVDSVGCKLTNIAKVETYPRLNIEIVANPEQIYPQNPVVHFSTETSCDTCYVFDYLWKIYDEKAENFTELKDIEVDYNFGPIGDSTTQFIVQHYQTYEANCVDSATLIIPVARPKLKIPNVFSPNSDGINDTFDITIEGDEERSILDIFLGNTLVIYNRQGKLVYSKNDYPGSPGEFDGRNLSDGVYFYVLKCKGLKKDEVYEGYVHIFRNARKEKD from the coding sequence ATGAACAAGAAGCTTAAAAATATTATTTGTTTGTCGGCAACGATTTTTATGTGTTTGAATTTGCAAGCACAGATTTTTGATGCCGATACTTTGCATTTCTGCAGACAGGATAGTGTAATGCTTGATGCGGGTGCAGGTTACGATTCTTATTATTGGAATACGGGCGAAACAACACAATCTATCTGGGCAAGACGTACCGCATGGTATTTTGTAGAGGCTACATCTTCTTCAACTTCCGTCTTGGATTCTATTCTGATTGATCTTAATAGAAGCAGAATAGAACAGGGCGATACTATTGCTTGTTATGCTGCCGATTTGGTGTTAAGTGTTTCGAATACAGAACCAAATAGCCTTATCGGTGATTATCGTTTTGATGTTGGAGATTATAAAGTAAGTAATAATTCCTATATAGATTATAGTGATTATGGAAATAATCTTTTGTGCTTTGCTTCAAGAATGAAATCAACCGAGGACAGATTCGGTGTTGAAGATATGGCAGTATATTTTTCGCCTACAACTACCGACCCGGCTTCATTGAGCTGTATGTATATCCAATATAATGACACATTTAATATTTCAAATTCTTTTACACTTCATTGTTGGGTTAAACCAGATACGATTTTCGGAATAAGAGCTACGGATGATATTTTTTATCTTATTAATAGATGGAATCCTAATAATTTATCCGAATCGAGTTATTCTTTGGGGCTTAGTGTTGACGGACATGTACATTTTCAAAGTTCGAATGGAAGCACGTCGCAAAAATTTTCTACTTCCGGCGATACTTTAGTTTACCCCGGAAGATGGACTATGGTTGATATTGTTTGTTCTATGCGGAAATTGAAGATTTATGTCAATGCCGAACTAAAAGTAAATGAAGATATCACCGCATTGCCGCAATCATTGGTTAATGTACCTACTTATTTAGGCGCAAGTTCCGGTTTGCAAAACGGAAATTATCAGGGCGGTATGGACGATGTAAAAATTTATTCTTCGGATTTATCGATACAGGAAATCAAAAATCTTTATAATGTAAATACTACATATGCTTATAATTACCTTTGGAACACAGGTGAAACTACAAGAGAGATAACTGTCAATCCGACAGAAGAATCCGATTATCACGTAACTGTTTCCAATAATCTCGGTTACTGTTCAGATACCGTTCATGTAGAGGTTTATCCTGAATTTACCGTAACTATAACTCAGATGAGAAAAGGTTGCCCCGATACTTCTGAAGGAATTTTGCTTGTCAATGCTTCCGGAGGTATTCAGTTTGGATATGAATCTCTATTGCCTTATACATATATCTGGCCGGATGGCTATCTCTCAAATGATAGTATTTTGTATCGATTACCGGCTGATGATTATGAAATAAGTGTTGTAGACTCCGTTGGTTGTAAATTGACAAATATTGCCAAAGTAGAAACTTATCCGCGTTTGAATATTGAAATAGTAGCTAACCCGGAACAGATATATCCGCAAAATCCTGTTGTACACTTCTCAACCGAAACTTCCTGCGATACTTGTTATGTTTTTGATTATCTTTGGAAAATTTATGACGAGAAAGCTGAAAATTTTACCGAATTAAAAGATATTGAGGTGGATTATAATTTCGGACCTATCGGCGATTCTACTACACAGTTTATCGTTCAGCATTATCAGACTTATGAAGCAAATTGTGTTGACTCGGCTACTTTGATTATTCCGGTTGCAAGACCGAAACTGAAAATCCCGAATGTTTTCTCTCCGAATTCGGATGGTATTAATGACACCTTTGACATCACTATTGAAGGAGACGAAGAAAGATCTATCTTAGATATATTCTTAGGAAACACGCTTGTAATTTATAACAGACAAGGTAAATTGGTTTATTCCAAAAACGATTATCCCGGTTCTCCCGGTGAATTCGACGGAAGAAATCTTTCCGACGGTGTTTATTTCTATGTGTTAAAGTGCAAAGGACTTAAAAAAGATGAGGTTTATGAGGGCTATGTTCATATTTTCAGAAATGCCCGAAAAGAAAAAGATTAA
- a CDS encoding DUF349 domain-containing protein: MSENDLLPVNNQEEVASEVNENVTESINNVIETDEVNKTDENVLGNETAMKVEAVEEDETDKSVKTTDVDKTEEPIEIEKQVEPEAVIESENENVEELTVLAEDENRQLDESMEVIDEDIMEMENDDEQDDELAEDIDYSAFTRDELIHKLSDLLQEENIEKIKPAVSAIKVAFIEKTKLEYKNIPVVEGENNVDDITSPDREPVDALEQRFNEVFNVYREKKAKYLEQLEEQKKINLEQKQQILEKLKELINSDEPLKATYDKFKELQDQWKEIGAVPKSEVNNLWQNYHFLVEKFFDKVKINRELRDLDTKKNLEAKISLCEKAEELILEKSIMKSFKKLQSYHQEWKEIGPVPADKREELWERFKTATDKINARRKEYYFQLKDQQDGNYAAKLALIEEAKKLVEELPSTLKEWQSRGDQLNELFKAWKSVGSASKSQNDKIWEEFKGIMDGFFVAKKEFFAKMKDEQFDNYNLKLDLCTQAEAVKDSTNWGETTQILINLQKEWKKIGPTPKRMSDKIWKRFRGACDEFFKRKEEHFANINEHGEENLNKKKALVEEINNLVIPADNPHDGFEHLKKLQRDWMEIGHVPRKDKDTIQNAYRKAVNEKLDELKTLGVEVANLNFKNKIENIKSNPNANHFINKERGQIFNKIQGMKEDVSLWENNIGFLSRSANAELLKAEFEKKIEKAKKEIVQLEEKLRILDEQEA; encoded by the coding sequence ATGAGTGAGAATGATCTATTACCTGTAAACAATCAGGAAGAAGTTGCCAGTGAGGTAAATGAAAATGTTACCGAGAGCATAAACAATGTTATTGAAACCGATGAGGTCAATAAAACCGATGAGAATGTTTTGGGAAATGAAACGGCTATGAAAGTTGAAGCTGTTGAAGAAGATGAAACAGATAAATCCGTTAAAACGACTGATGTTGATAAGACTGAAGAACCTATTGAAATTGAAAAACAAGTTGAACCAGAAGCTGTTATTGAATCTGAAAATGAGAATGTTGAGGAATTGACAGTTTTGGCAGAAGATGAAAATCGTCAGCTTGACGAATCAATGGAAGTTATTGATGAGGATATAATGGAAATGGAAAATGATGATGAGCAAGACGATGAGTTGGCGGAGGATATAGATTATTCCGCTTTTACCCGTGATGAGCTCATTCATAAATTAAGTGATTTACTTCAGGAAGAAAACATTGAAAAAATAAAACCTGCAGTTTCTGCTATTAAAGTTGCTTTCATTGAAAAAACAAAGTTGGAGTATAAAAATATTCCTGTGGTTGAAGGTGAAAATAATGTTGATGATATTACGTCTCCGGACCGTGAGCCTGTTGATGCTTTGGAACAGAGATTCAACGAAGTTTTCAATGTTTATAGAGAAAAGAAAGCGAAATATTTAGAGCAGCTTGAAGAGCAAAAGAAGATCAATCTTGAACAAAAACAACAAATATTAGAAAAATTAAAAGAGCTTATTAATTCCGATGAACCTCTGAAAGCTACTTATGATAAGTTTAAAGAGCTGCAGGACCAATGGAAAGAAATTGGTGCGGTTCCAAAATCGGAAGTAAATAATCTTTGGCAGAATTATCATTTCCTTGTTGAGAAATTTTTCGATAAAGTTAAAATTAATCGTGAACTTAGAGATTTAGACACAAAGAAAAACCTCGAAGCTAAGATTAGTCTATGCGAAAAAGCGGAAGAATTGATTTTGGAAAAATCAATAATGAAATCTTTCAAAAAACTACAAAGTTATCATCAGGAATGGAAAGAAATAGGTCCGGTTCCCGCCGATAAACGCGAAGAACTTTGGGAGAGATTTAAAACCGCAACAGATAAGATTAATGCTCGTAGAAAAGAGTATTATTTTCAGCTTAAAGATCAGCAAGACGGTAATTATGCCGCGAAACTTGCACTTATTGAAGAAGCTAAAAAATTAGTTGAAGAACTTCCGAGTACTTTGAAAGAATGGCAAAGTAGGGGAGACCAGTTGAATGAATTGTTTAAAGCCTGGAAAAGTGTCGGCTCTGCTTCTAAGTCTCAGAACGATAAGATTTGGGAAGAATTTAAAGGCATAATGGACGGATTTTTTGTGGCTAAAAAAGAATTTTTTGCCAAAATGAAAGACGAACAATTTGATAATTATAATCTCAAATTAGACCTTTGCACTCAAGCCGAAGCCGTAAAGGATAGTACCAATTGGGGAGAAACTACCCAGATACTTATTAACCTTCAAAAAGAATGGAAGAAAATCGGTCCGACACCAAAACGTATGTCAGATAAAATCTGGAAACGTTTCAGAGGTGCCTGCGACGAATTTTTCAAAAGAAAAGAAGAGCATTTCGCAAATATTAATGAACACGGAGAAGAAAATCTTAATAAAAAGAAAGCTCTTGTTGAAGAAATTAATAATCTTGTAATTCCTGCCGATAATCCTCATGATGGTTTCGAACATTTGAAAAAATTGCAAAGAGATTGGATGGAGATAGGCCACGTTCCAAGAAAAGATAAAGATACAATTCAAAATGCTTATCGTAAAGCTGTTAATGAAAAACTCGATGAGTTAAAAACTTTAGGCGTTGAGGTGGCAAATCTTAATTTTAAAAATAAAATAGAAAATATCAAATCTAATCCTAATGCTAATCATTTCATCAATAAAGAGAGAGGCCAAATCTTCAATAAGATACAAGGCATGAAAGAAGATGTTAGTCTTTGGGAAAATAATATAGGTTTCTTATCGCGTTCCGCCAATGCAGAATTACTGAAAGCCGAATTTGAAAAGAAAATTGAGAAAGCTAAAAAAGAAATAGTGCAACTTGAAGAAAAACTTAGAATTCTTGATGAACAAGAAGCTTAA
- a CDS encoding alpha-glucosidase C-terminal domain-containing protein: MNNKLQELYSVWEKLYSNSEINLLDEFISEFENYKSNLNLPDLEHLWYKNTVVYSLYVDLFNVDFKGLIEKFDYLEELGVNCLWLLPVLDSPMKDGGFDVRNFRLVRKSLLGLDYEISDSESEKLFEDFLQKAHQKNFKIIFDLPLNHCSDENKYFENSKNDKGNEYRDYFIWSESDKKYSEARVIFKGIEESNWKKYDDEYYFHRFFEFQPDLNYRNPEVLLEMTRVLLYWLKSGVDGFRADAIPYLWKEDGTDCENLEGTHLILKFMKAVLDYVRPNVLFLAEACQKPKEVVKYFADADECNAAYHFPLMPMIYKAIASQDKNPIISILDKKNTPEISEKSQWFLFLRCHDELSLEHVYVSEYDRKYIYNHYCRDPKWDFREGEGISARLGELMEFNPNKILLAYSIILTLPGTPIIYYGDEFAKANDEKYYDEQIKITGKNDTRFLARGRIDWTNVEKKLSDENYISNKVFSELKKMIKERNSTHVFGCGTIDWIDVKNDSILAYYRIYKDEKFLILNNLSDKEQSFSIDSKGSFMLNGYGFYWKRMK, from the coding sequence ATGAATAATAAACTTCAAGAATTATATTCTGTTTGGGAAAAACTTTATTCGAATTCCGAAATAAACTTGTTGGACGAATTTATTTCGGAGTTTGAAAACTATAAGTCAAACTTAAACTTGCCTGATTTGGAGCATTTATGGTATAAAAATACTGTTGTGTATTCTTTGTATGTTGATTTATTTAATGTTGATTTTAAAGGATTAATTGAAAAGTTTGATTATCTTGAAGAGCTGGGAGTTAACTGTTTATGGTTATTGCCTGTTCTTGATTCTCCGATGAAAGACGGTGGTTTTGATGTTAGAAATTTCCGTCTTGTTAGAAAATCTTTGTTAGGATTGGATTATGAAATTTCAGATAGTGAATCTGAAAAATTGTTTGAAGATTTCCTTCAAAAGGCTCATCAGAAAAATTTTAAAATTATCTTCGATCTGCCTTTAAATCATTGTTCGGATGAAAATAAATATTTTGAAAATTCTAAGAATGACAAAGGGAATGAATATAGAGATTATTTTATTTGGAGCGAAAGCGATAAAAAATATTCTGAAGCCAGAGTTATTTTTAAAGGCATTGAGGAAAGTAATTGGAAGAAATATGACGATGAATATTATTTTCACCGGTTTTTCGAGTTTCAGCCGGATTTGAATTACCGCAATCCCGAAGTGCTTTTGGAAATGACTCGTGTTCTTTTGTATTGGTTGAAATCGGGAGTTGATGGTTTTAGAGCCGATGCGATTCCGTATCTTTGGAAAGAAGACGGTACAGATTGCGAAAATCTTGAAGGAACACACCTCATTCTTAAGTTTATGAAAGCCGTGCTTGATTATGTTCGTCCGAATGTTCTTTTTCTTGCAGAAGCTTGCCAGAAGCCGAAGGAAGTCGTAAAATATTTTGCTGATGCGGATGAATGCAACGCAGCATATCATTTTCCTCTAATGCCTATGATTTACAAGGCTATTGCATCGCAAGATAAAAATCCTATTATCAGTATTCTTGATAAAAAAAATACGCCGGAAATTTCGGAAAAAAGTCAATGGTTTCTTTTCCTTCGTTGTCATGATGAATTAAGTTTGGAACATGTTTACGTTTCCGAATATGATAGAAAATATATTTATAATCATTATTGTCGTGATCCGAAATGGGATTTTCGTGAAGGCGAAGGAATTTCCGCTCGTTTAGGCGAATTAATGGAATTTAATCCTAATAAAATTTTACTGGCATATTCAATTATATTAACCTTACCGGGAACGCCGATAATTTATTATGGTGATGAATTTGCAAAGGCAAATGATGAAAAATATTATGATGAGCAGATTAAAATTACAGGAAAAAATGACACAAGATTTTTAGCACGCGGAAGAATTGATTGGACTAATGTTGAAAAGAAGCTTTCGGATGAGAATTATATCAGCAACAAAGTTTTCTCAGAATTGAAGAAAATGATTAAAGAACGAAATTCGACTCATGTTTTTGGTTGCGGAACAATTGATTGGATTGATGTTAAAAATGATTCTATTTTAGCTTATTATCGAATTTATAAAGATGAAAAATTTCTCATTTTAAATAATTTATCTGATAAGGAGCAATCCTTTTCCATAGATTCGAAAGGTAGTTTCATGTTGAACGGATATGGGTTTTACTGGAAAAGAATGAAATGA
- the thiL gene encoding thiamine-phosphate kinase: protein MFEDKVSRTELKSIGEFKLIDEITASFKLENKSSLYGIGDDCAVISYPDKKILVSTDLLVEGIHFDLVYTPLMHLGYKAATVNFSDIFAMNGKPKQITVGIAISNRFSVEAIKEIYSGIEQACKNYHVDLIGGDTTSSLNGLFISVTVIGEADDDKIVYRNGAQTNDLICVSGNLGASYMGLMILEREKATWQADPNMQPDLAGNEYILQRFLRPEARFDIPEILKSKNILPTAMIDISDGLASELNHICTQSKKGCNIYEDKIPIDPATILVAEEFNINPITAAFNGGEDYELLFTINQKDYEAVKDIPQISIIGHITDNEKEMSLITNDNTVVELKAQGWDSFKD, encoded by the coding sequence ATGTTTGAAGATAAAGTTTCAAGGACGGAGCTAAAATCTATCGGCGAGTTTAAATTGATTGACGAGATTACAGCTTCTTTTAAGTTGGAAAATAAATCATCTTTATATGGCATCGGCGACGATTGTGCGGTGATTTCTTATCCTGATAAAAAGATATTGGTTTCGACCGATTTACTTGTTGAAGGTATTCATTTCGATTTGGTTTACACTCCGTTGATGCATTTGGGTTATAAGGCTGCAACTGTAAATTTTTCGGATATTTTTGCTATGAACGGCAAGCCGAAACAAATTACCGTAGGAATTGCGATTTCCAACAGATTTAGTGTTGAAGCTATAAAGGAAATTTATTCCGGTATTGAGCAGGCGTGTAAAAATTATCATGTAGATTTAATCGGAGGCGATACAACTTCAAGTTTGAACGGATTGTTTATTTCGGTTACTGTTATCGGTGAAGCTGACGACGACAAGATAGTTTACCGTAACGGCGCCCAAACCAACGATCTTATTTGTGTTTCCGGAAATCTCGGCGCTTCTTATATGGGATTGATGATCCTCGAAAGGGAAAAAGCAACTTGGCAAGCCGATCCGAATATGCAACCCGACCTTGCCGGAAACGAATACATTCTACAACGTTTCCTTCGTCCCGAAGCGCGCTTCGATATTCCCGAAATTTTGAAATCAAAAAACATTCTTCCTACTGCAATGATTGATATTTCCGACGGGCTTGCTTCGGAACTTAATCATATTTGTACTCAATCCAAAAAAGGTTGCAATATCTACGAAGATAAAATTCCGATAGATCCGGCAACAATTTTAGTTGCGGAAGAATTCAATATTAATCCGATTACCGCTGCCTTCAATGGCGGTGAAGATTACGAATTACTTTTCACTATAAATCAAAAAGATTACGAAGCAGTTAAAGACATTCCACAAATTTCAATCATAGGCCACATTACGGATAATGAAAAAGAAATGTCTTTAATCACTAACGACAATACTGTTGTGGAACTAAAAGCTCAGGGATGGGATTCTTTTAAGGATTAA
- the uvrC gene encoding excinuclease ABC subunit UvrC produces MLLKDDEKYLKTVLKSLPDSPGVYLYSDEDNNVIYVGKAKSLKKRVAQYFNKDIEGKTKVLVSRIASVRTIVVNNEVDALLLENNLIKQYRPRYNVMLKDDKTYPWLCIKNELFPRVIKTRTKVNDGSEYFGPYASVRMLKTLMETIEQLYKLRSCNLRLTKENIKKCKYNVCLKYHIGKCAAPCIGLQSEEDYIKSIKDVRKIINGDISSIMKELEHNMYEHADKLEFEQAQIFKEKIDILRNYQSKSMVAANKNLNADVFSVASDKSTIYINYMRVVEGALIHAHTSEIKKVLDESEEEVLTLMIPQIREQFNSNAKEIILPFHLQIELENIKYTVPKVGDKRNLLDLSRRNLKYYQLEQEKRKSLVDPERHTKRIMQTMMTDLHMNVEPRRIECFDNSNIQGTDAVAAMVCFIDGKPAKKEYRHFNIKTVEGPNDFASMEEVIYRRYKRVLDENLDMPQLIVIDGGKGQLSSALKSLDKLELRNKVTIIGIAKRLEEIYFPGDDIPLYLNKNSETLKIIQQLRDEAHRFGITHHRNKRSKRMLGDTKKGKKKKK; encoded by the coding sequence ATGTTGCTGAAAGACGACGAGAAATATTTGAAAACCGTTTTAAAATCACTGCCCGATAGTCCGGGCGTTTATCTGTATTCGGATGAGGACAATAATGTCATTTACGTCGGTAAAGCAAAATCCTTGAAGAAACGCGTTGCACAATATTTCAACAAAGATATTGAGGGTAAAACCAAAGTTTTAGTAAGTAGAATTGCTTCTGTAAGAACAATAGTTGTAAATAATGAGGTTGATGCACTGCTTCTGGAGAATAATCTGATTAAGCAATACAGACCGAGATATAATGTAATGTTGAAGGACGACAAAACTTATCCTTGGCTTTGTATTAAGAACGAATTGTTTCCGAGGGTTATAAAAACAAGAACCAAGGTTAACGACGGTTCAGAATATTTCGGACCTTATGCTTCCGTAAGAATGCTTAAAACGCTTATGGAAACAATTGAGCAACTATATAAATTACGTTCGTGCAACCTGAGACTTACTAAAGAAAATATTAAAAAATGTAAGTATAATGTTTGTTTGAAATATCATATCGGTAAATGCGCCGCACCTTGTATCGGGTTACAATCCGAAGAAGATTATATTAAATCTATTAAGGACGTTCGTAAAATTATAAACGGGGATATTTCTTCGATTATGAAGGAACTTGAGCATAATATGTATGAACATGCCGACAAATTGGAGTTTGAGCAGGCGCAAATTTTTAAAGAAAAGATTGATATTCTACGAAATTATCAAAGTAAATCGATGGTTGCAGCCAATAAAAATTTGAATGCTGATGTTTTTTCTGTTGCATCGGATAAAAGTACGATTTATATCAATTATATGCGAGTTGTTGAAGGAGCATTAATTCATGCCCACACCTCTGAAATTAAGAAAGTTCTGGATGAAAGTGAGGAGGAAGTTTTGACTTTGATGATTCCGCAAATCAGAGAGCAGTTTAACAGTAATGCTAAAGAGATAATTTTACCTTTTCATTTGCAAATTGAATTAGAAAACATCAAATATACTGTCCCAAAAGTAGGCGACAAAAGGAATTTATTGGATTTATCGCGACGAAATTTGAAATATTATCAGCTCGAACAAGAAAAGAGAAAAAGTTTGGTTGATCCGGAGCGGCATACAAAACGTATTATGCAAACTATGATGACGGATTTGCACATGAATGTTGAGCCACGCAGAATTGAGTGTTTTGATAATTCTAATATTCAAGGAACTGATGCGGTTGCTGCTATGGTTTGTTTTATCGACGGAAAACCTGCGAAAAAAGAATACCGGCATTTTAACATTAAAACTGTTGAAGGACCAAATGATTTTGCTTCTATGGAAGAAGTTATTTACCGTAGATATAAACGTGTTCTGGATGAAAATCTTGATATGCCGCAATTAATCGTGATTGACGGCGGAAAAGGGCAGTTGAGCTCCGCATTAAAAAGTCTTGATAAATTGGAATTGCGTAATAAAGTTACCATAATCGGAATAGCAAAGCGCCTGGAAGAAATTTATTTTCCTGGTGATGATATTCCATTATACCTAAACAAAAATTCTGAAACATTAAAAATCATTCAGCAATTACGAGATGAGGCGCACCGGTTCGGAATTACACATCATAGGAATAAGAGGAGTAAACGTATGCTCGGAGATACGAAAAAAGGGAAAAAAAAGAAAAAGTGA